A region of the Chthoniobacterales bacterium genome:
GTGTAGGCTCAAGCGTTAAGCTTGAGTGGTTGAACCAGTCGTGGACTGGCTTTTGCCTTTGGCGAAGCGCTGCGCCATGGCGGCCTTCTGCTCTTGCAGTTTGGCCTTGGCAGCGTCCGTCTTCATGACCGCATACACCACGCGGCTGACGCCGTAGATGTAATTGCCGATGAGGAAGAGCGCATCGTCCAACTTCGACTTCACGTCGGTGACGTGAGTCTGGACGAGGCTCAGATCCTGCAGCAGTTCATCCTGCGCGACAAAGGTGTCGAGCGAGATGCTCTGCGGCAACACGCCGGGGTCGGCCTTCGCAGTCTCGATGGCGAGATCGGCAAAGCCGCGGGTTTTGGTCCCGAGCTTCGACATGCGACGGCGCTCCAGCGGGGTCAGGTCGGGCATCGCGGGCAGAAGCCCCTTCAGCTCGTTGACCTTCGCCAAGATGGCAGCCAGATCCGCATCCGTGAGCGTGACGCTCGCGAATGGATACTTGCTGCCCGGATTGTCGGCCACCGTGGGGGTGGTCGATGTTGTGTTTTCGCTTACTGTTGTCATAATATCACCTACTTTCTAAGTCGCAGGACATCAGCCACAAGGGATGGTGTCCTTCCGACATGGGAAGACTACATCTAGTAGACTAACGAGTCAAATGGCAAATTATCGATTTCCGACAAATTGTTAAGCTACCAGTTTTTCTGCTTGACAGGCTACTTGACCCCATCCGATGGTGACGGGGTCATGAGCGCGGCGACCACCTTGCCCAAACACCCGCTCCATCAGTTGAGGGAGATCCTCGGCTGGAGCCGGCACAAGTGCGCCGAGGAGACGGGCCTCAAGGCAGCGACGATTCAAAATATCGAGCGCGGTGCGGCTCCCCTGCCCGATGATGCGGCCTTTGCCATCGAAGCGGCGACCGGATGCCACGCGATCAAGTTGATGCGCAGCGCCAATGCATGGCGCGAGCGAGCCGCGGGCCGTCCGCGCATTCTCGGCGAGGCGCTGCTCGACCAAACGCAGTTCCGACCCGTGTTGCTCGACGAGACGCCTTACAGCGCGGAGTTTTACCAGCACTACAAGCGCGCCGCGCTGCAACCGCAGGCCGTGGACAAAGCCACCGAAGACCTGAGCCGCCGCATCAAGCTGCTGCTCGGCCCCCTCGCCCAACGGCCGGAAAAATTCCGCCGCCTCTACCGCTACCTTGTGCAAATCCTCAACCGCGCCAAAGACGAGAGCGGACCAAGCGAAGCCGAAATGGCGGAATTCGCCAGGCGCACCGGCGAAGTGAAGTTGGAACAGCCCACGCTGCGCGAGTTGTCGGAGCGGGAGGAAATCGTCAAAAGCCCCATATGGCAGGAAGCCGATCTGCTCAAGCGATTCGACCCGGATGCACGCGTCCATGTGGTGCGGGAGGAATTCGTATTTTGGCCTTTCACGGAAATCATCCGCGGCGAAGGGCACTACGTGGTGCCGGACTATTCCTTCGGCAAGCGCAGCATGTGGCGCATCACCCTGCCGGACGGCAACACAATCACCATCGCACAGAACCATGTCGAATCCGGCGGCCTGCAGGCGAAGCTGACTGACGATGCCGGTGCTTCAGCCGCGACATCGGAGCGTTACAGCAAGCAGGGACCGGGCAAAGACAGACCTGTGTCAGCTTCGCCCCTCAACGCGCCATGACGCGTGCGGACGGTCGCCGCGGCGAGCTGTCTTTTTACCTCGCGAAAAGCCCCGCGACGCTGCGTAGAACCGCATCGATCTTCTCCGCGCGCAACTGTCCGACATTCTCCAGCATCAGTGTCTCATTGGCGGTGAAAAGTTTGCCCGGCCGCACGTAACTGATCACGGTCAGACCTCCGCTGATAAAATCGGGCTCATCCAACCGGATAGCGCGCGCGTCTGCCTACGACTTGCTCGTGATCTGGCAAAGAATCCAATCGCCGCGCCCGACTTCGGCAAGGACAAGGGCCGGGCGGATCTTGCTTTGCGAGAGATCCGAAAAAAGAAACGGAACGAGTATTACCGAACCGGCTGAAGGTGCTGCCATGCCGCGTCCTCTTCAGGGTTGTTCCAGTCCTCTGCCAAAGCCGCCTCGCTGAGCAGAGCGCACTCGCCGGCACCGCTCGCCGCCTCATCCGGCATGATCATGACCAAAGCACGATGGCTGCGGTCCAAGTGCACCGGCTTCGCCAGCTTCACCGAACCGTGTTGGTCGATCTCCGCTTCGAGAGTTTGGATCATCAGAAGAGAATACCCCCGCCCCCCGCCTCCCGCAACCCCGGCCGCTCGCCCCCACTGTAGCTCCTGCAACGCCTGTAGATCCGGCACCATCGCACAGAACCATGTCGAATCCGGCGGACTGCAAGCGAAGCTGACCGACGACGCCGGTGCTCCCTCCGTGACAGAAGAGTCAGCCGCCTAAAGACAAAACCCGCACGTTGCCGTGCGGGTGTCGTGAAGTGAGCGGCGATGTGTCGCTTAAGAAACCTTGGCGCGCTTGCGACAGCGCATAAACGCCGCGCCTACGGCGAGCAGCGCTGCCGCGGTCCAAGTGACCGCTGCTGTTGACACGAGATGCCAAAAGGCACACATTGTGCCGATGCGGTTGGAATTCGATTCCGACAAGGAGGCAATCAACCTCGCCAAGCACGGGGTCGATTTTTCCACCGTGCAGAAAGTTTTCCAAGATCCGCAACGCATGATCGTCCCGAACGA
Encoded here:
- a CDS encoding helix-turn-helix transcriptional regulator, with the protein product MSAATTLPKHPLHQLREILGWSRHKCAEETGLKAATIQNIERGAAPLPDDAAFAIEAATGCHAIKLMRSANAWRERAAGRPRILGEALLDQTQFRPVLLDETPYSAEFYQHYKRAALQPQAVDKATEDLSRRIKLLLGPLAQRPEKFRRLYRYLVQILNRAKDESGPSEAEMAEFARRTGEVKLEQPTLRELSEREEIVKSPIWQEADLLKRFDPDARVHVVREEFVFWPFTEIIRGEGHYVVPDYSFGKRSMWRITLPDGNTITIAQNHVESGGLQAKLTDDAGASAATSERYSKQGPGKDRPVSASPLNAP